One window of Nocardioides dongkuii genomic DNA carries:
- a CDS encoding DUF1003 domain-containing protein has protein sequence MSDRAPRLDTPRETRRPPLVRRPSYNSDAFGSFAEQFARFMGTARFLIWMTAVVVIWVVWNAVAPEAQKFDEFPFIFLTLALSLQASYAAPLILLAQNRQEQRDKVIAEQDRLANARAHADMEFLTREVASLRMSVGDVATRDFVRSELRSLLADLDERAADRTDP, from the coding sequence ATGAGCGACCGCGCTCCCCGACTCGACACCCCCCGGGAGACCCGGCGGCCGCCGTTGGTGCGCCGCCCGTCGTACAACTCCGACGCCTTCGGCAGCTTCGCCGAGCAGTTCGCCCGATTCATGGGCACCGCCCGGTTCCTGATCTGGATGACCGCCGTCGTGGTGATCTGGGTGGTCTGGAACGCCGTCGCGCCGGAGGCGCAGAAGTTCGACGAGTTCCCGTTCATCTTCCTCACGCTCGCGCTGAGCCTGCAGGCGTCGTACGCCGCGCCGCTGATCCTGCTCGCCCAGAACCGGCAGGAGCAGCGCGACAAGGTGATCGCCGAGCAGGACCGGCTGGCCAACGCCCGGGCGCACGCCGACATGGAGTTCCTCACCCGCGAGGTCGCGTCGCTGCGGATGTCCGTCGGTGACGTGGCGACCCGCGACTTCGTGCGCTCCGAGCTCCGCTCGCTGCTCGCGGACCTGGACGAGCGGGCCGCGGACCGCACCGACCCCTAG
- a CDS encoding Mrp/NBP35 family ATP-binding protein, translating into MSTPLLEQIQAALGTVNDPEIKRPITELGMVDSVEIDDAGLVHVTVLLTVAGCPLKDTITRDVTAAVAGIAGVTGVDLTLGVMTTEQRAGLKEVLSGGAAQREIPFAQPGSLTKVYAIASGKGGVGKSSVTVNLALSMAKQGLKVGVVDADIYGHSVPAMLGIADSRPTQVDDLIMPVPTSSGVSVISIGMLKPRRDQVVAWRGPMLDRALVQMLADVYWGDLDVLLLDLPPGTGDVAISLGQHLPGAEVVVVTTPQEAAAEVAERAGTMASMMHQRVVGVIENMSYLPCPHCTPEGKDHRLEVFGSGGGDRVASTLSARFGYDVPVLGRVPLDISLREGGDAGKPIVDSDPTAPAALELAGVADRLAGRGRGLAGMQLGLTPTSKF; encoded by the coding sequence ATGAGTACCCCGCTTCTCGAGCAGATCCAGGCCGCCCTCGGCACCGTCAACGACCCCGAGATCAAGCGGCCGATCACCGAGCTGGGGATGGTCGACTCCGTCGAGATCGACGACGCCGGCCTGGTCCACGTCACCGTGCTGCTCACCGTCGCCGGCTGTCCGCTCAAGGACACGATCACCCGCGACGTCACCGCCGCCGTCGCCGGCATCGCCGGCGTGACCGGCGTCGACCTCACGCTCGGGGTGATGACCACGGAGCAGCGGGCCGGTCTCAAGGAGGTGCTGAGCGGCGGCGCGGCGCAGCGGGAGATCCCGTTCGCCCAGCCCGGGTCGCTCACCAAGGTCTACGCGATCGCCAGCGGCAAGGGCGGCGTCGGCAAGTCCTCGGTCACCGTCAACCTCGCGCTCTCGATGGCCAAGCAGGGCCTCAAGGTGGGCGTCGTCGACGCCGACATCTACGGCCACTCGGTCCCGGCGATGCTGGGCATCGCCGACTCCCGGCCGACCCAGGTCGACGACCTGATCATGCCGGTGCCGACCTCCTCGGGCGTCTCGGTCATCTCGATCGGCATGCTCAAGCCGCGCCGCGACCAGGTCGTCGCCTGGCGCGGCCCGATGCTCGACCGGGCGCTCGTGCAGATGCTCGCCGACGTCTACTGGGGCGACCTCGACGTGCTGCTGCTCGACCTGCCGCCGGGCACCGGCGACGTCGCGATCTCCCTCGGCCAGCACCTGCCGGGCGCGGAGGTCGTGGTCGTGACCACGCCGCAGGAGGCCGCCGCCGAGGTCGCCGAGCGCGCCGGCACGATGGCCTCGATGATGCACCAGCGCGTCGTGGGCGTCATCGAGAACATGAGCTACCTGCCCTGCCCGCACTGCACCCCCGAGGGCAAGGACCACCGCCTCGAGGTGTTCGGCTCCGGCGGCGGCGACCGCGTGGCCTCGACCCTCTCGGCCCGGTTCGGGTACGACGTCCCGGTGCTCGGCCGGGTGCCGCTGGACATCTCGCTGCGCGAGGGCGGCGACGCCGGCAAGCCGATCGTCGACTCCGACCCCACCGCGCCGGCCGCGCTCGAGCTCGCCGGGGTCGCCGACCGGCTCGCCGGCCGTGGCCGCGGACTGGCCGGCATGCAGCTGGGACTGACGCCGACCAGTAAGTTCTGA
- a CDS encoding sec-independent translocase, which yields MFGVGLPEFAVIAFVAVLVFGPDRLPDLARQAGQMVRKVRDFANSARDELREELGPEYSDLELRDLDPRTIVRKHVIEAMEDADAEARAPRRRGLRPLVDGEVPPYDADAT from the coding sequence GTGTTCGGAGTCGGGCTGCCGGAGTTCGCGGTCATCGCGTTCGTCGCGGTGCTCGTCTTCGGCCCCGACCGGCTTCCGGACCTCGCCCGGCAGGCGGGCCAGATGGTCCGCAAGGTCCGCGACTTCGCCAACTCCGCGCGTGACGAGCTCCGCGAGGAGCTGGGCCCGGAGTACTCCGACCTCGAGCTGCGCGACCTCGACCCGCGCACCATCGTGCGCAAGCACGTGATCGAGGCGATGGAGGACGCCGACGCCGAGGCCCGCGCCCCCCGCCGCCGCGGCCTCCGCCCCCTCGTGGACGGCGAGGTCCCGCCGTACGACGCCGACGCGACCTGA
- a CDS encoding LysM peptidoglycan-binding domain-containing protein — MRLSAPSLTRCLAVWLAATAGAVLAGLVLAPDAVLLAGGPGPDLEQALVRLSAAVALGCAAWGWLATTAVAVQAARGRAAGRVPGVPAWLRRAVLLGCGVALAGGVTTPALADPGSLAGLPLPDRATGSVHAPSASGPSGPTAAPAAVVVRPGDTLWDLAAADLGHRVSPAEVDRHWRRLHRLNRSVVGPDPDLIRPGQQLRLPAPPEENRR; from the coding sequence ATGCGTCTCTCGGCCCCGTCGCTCACCCGCTGCCTCGCCGTGTGGCTCGCCGCCACCGCGGGGGCGGTGCTGGCGGGCCTCGTCCTGGCCCCGGACGCCGTCCTCCTGGCCGGGGGCCCGGGTCCCGACCTCGAGCAGGCCCTGGTCCGCCTCAGTGCCGCCGTGGCGCTCGGCTGCGCGGCCTGGGGCTGGCTCGCGACGACGGCCGTGGCCGTGCAGGCCGCGCGCGGACGGGCCGCCGGGCGTGTCCCGGGGGTGCCCGCGTGGCTGCGGCGCGCGGTGCTCCTCGGCTGCGGGGTCGCGCTCGCCGGCGGGGTCACGACCCCGGCGCTCGCCGACCCCGGGTCCCTGGCCGGACTGCCGCTGCCGGACCGCGCCACCGGCTCCGTGCACGCCCCCAGCGCGTCCGGCCCGTCCGGCCCGACCGCCGCGCCGGCCGCGGTCGTCGTACGCCCCGGCGACACGCTCTGGGACCTCGCGGCCGCCGACCTGGGCCACCGCGTCTCGCCCGCCGAGGTCGACCGGCACTGGCGGCGCCTGCACCGGCTCAACCGGTCCGTCGTCGGACCCGACCCCGACCTGATCCGCCCCGGTCAGCAGCTGCGGCTGCCTGCCCCTCCCGAGGAGAACCGCCGATGA
- a CDS encoding Rv3235 family protein, protein MNVVPLRVPVPIASVQGTLALDLQPRHEPPPYPALRGVGPGDPAPVAEPVRLEVERWAHRFAQAAVEIVGGDRPASQLVRWTTAGVYADLHRRALLVARAGGHQPAAGRVQPVRPKVLSVRTCFVERHVVEACVHVRYGDRSRAVAARFELLRARHETAPRWVCTALEFA, encoded by the coding sequence ATGAACGTCGTCCCGCTCCGCGTGCCCGTGCCGATCGCGAGCGTCCAGGGCACCCTGGCGCTCGACCTCCAGCCGCGGCACGAGCCGCCGCCGTACCCCGCCCTCCGCGGCGTGGGCCCCGGCGACCCGGCGCCGGTCGCCGAACCGGTCCGCCTCGAGGTGGAGCGCTGGGCGCACCGGTTCGCGCAGGCGGCCGTCGAGATCGTGGGCGGTGACCGGCCCGCCTCCCAGCTGGTGCGGTGGACCACCGCGGGGGTCTACGCCGACCTCCACCGCCGGGCGCTGCTGGTCGCGCGCGCCGGCGGGCACCAGCCCGCGGCCGGCCGCGTGCAGCCGGTGCGCCCCAAGGTGCTCAGCGTCCGCACCTGCTTCGTCGAGCGGCACGTCGTCGAGGCCTGCGTGCACGTGCGGTACGGCGACCGCTCGCGCGCCGTCGCCGCCCGCTTCGAGCTGCTGCGGGCCCGCCACGAGACCGCCCCGCGCTGGGTCTGCACCGCCCTCGAGTTCGCCTGA
- the secA gene encoding preprotein translocase subunit SecA → MPAILDKLLRIGEGKIMRQLEAVAKAVNAIEDDFVAMSDAELQGMTTEFKKRLEEGETLDDIMPEAFATAREAAKRVLGMRPFDVQIMGGAALHLGNIAEMKTGEGKTLVATLPAYLNALSGKGVHVVTVNDYLAKYHAEWMGRLYHFLGLSTGVILPEMRPAQRREAYACDITYGTNNELGFDYLRDNMAGSIEECVQRGHSFAIVDEVDSILIDEARTPLIISGPTQDEVKWYGEFSKIAARLEKDVDYEVDEKKRTISVLEPGITKVEDHLGIENLYESVNTPLISFLNNSIKAKELFRKDKEYVVMQGEVLIVDEHTGRMLSGRRYNDGLHQAIEAKEGVTVREEYQTLATVTLQNYFRLYEKLSGMTGTAMTEASEFDKIYSLGVVPIPTNKPMQRIDQPDLVYRTEEAKYEAVAQDIAERHQAGQPVLVGTVSVEKSEHLSDLLKKKGIPHTVLNAKVHADEAKIVAMAGHKGAVTVSTNMAGRGTDIMLGGSVEFLADQALRKRGLDPVERAEEYEAAWPETLEQIKAQVGAEHDEVRELGGLYVIGTERHESRRIDNQLRGRSGRQGDPGESRFYLSLEDELMRLFKSDWVDRVLQMLKIPDDVPIENKRVTGAIASAQGQVESQNFESRKNVLKYDDVMDRQRQVIYAERREVLEGADLHDQIRTFITDVVTGVVTGHTQGFPEEWDLEQLWTDLRQYWPVTVGLERVLEEAGGDAAGIDRAELIEELKADAHACYDAREAEMGAEVMRELERRVLLSVLDRKWREHLYEMDYLREGIYLRAYSQRDPLVEYQREGFDMFAAMMDGIKEEAVGFLFNLEVQVEDEPDEAEEVEEAYEPLLQPEGTVPQRAAVPTIKAKGLDRPQQPQNLAYSAPAEDGEAEVRGTTATNADDEYAGVGRNDRCPCGSGKKFKQCHGAPGGPTGLTARASG, encoded by the coding sequence CCCTTCGACGTCCAGATCATGGGTGGCGCGGCGCTGCACCTCGGCAACATCGCCGAGATGAAGACCGGTGAGGGCAAGACCTTGGTCGCGACCCTCCCGGCGTACCTCAACGCGCTGTCCGGCAAGGGCGTGCACGTCGTCACGGTCAACGACTACCTGGCCAAGTACCACGCCGAGTGGATGGGCCGGCTCTACCACTTCCTCGGGCTCTCGACCGGCGTGATCCTGCCGGAGATGCGGCCCGCGCAGCGGCGCGAGGCGTACGCCTGCGACATCACCTACGGCACCAACAACGAGCTCGGCTTCGACTACCTGCGCGACAACATGGCCGGGTCGATCGAGGAGTGCGTGCAGCGCGGCCACAGCTTCGCGATCGTCGACGAGGTCGACTCGATCCTCATCGACGAGGCCCGGACCCCGCTGATCATCAGCGGTCCGACCCAGGACGAGGTCAAGTGGTACGGCGAGTTCTCCAAGATCGCCGCCCGGCTGGAGAAGGACGTCGACTACGAGGTCGACGAGAAGAAGCGCACGATCTCCGTCCTCGAGCCCGGCATCACCAAGGTCGAGGACCACCTGGGCATCGAGAACCTCTACGAGTCGGTCAACACCCCGCTCATCTCCTTCCTCAACAACTCCATCAAGGCCAAGGAGCTGTTCCGCAAGGACAAGGAGTACGTCGTCATGCAGGGCGAGGTGCTCATCGTCGACGAGCACACCGGCCGGATGCTGTCCGGCCGCCGCTACAACGACGGTCTGCACCAGGCGATCGAGGCCAAGGAGGGCGTGACCGTCCGCGAGGAGTACCAGACCCTCGCCACCGTCACCCTGCAGAACTACTTCCGCCTCTACGAGAAGCTCTCCGGCATGACCGGCACGGCGATGACCGAGGCCTCGGAGTTCGACAAGATCTACAGCCTCGGCGTGGTGCCGATCCCGACGAACAAGCCGATGCAGCGGATCGACCAGCCCGACCTCGTCTACCGCACCGAGGAGGCGAAGTACGAGGCCGTCGCCCAGGACATCGCCGAGCGTCACCAGGCGGGCCAGCCGGTCCTCGTCGGCACCGTCTCGGTCGAGAAGTCCGAGCACCTCTCCGACCTGCTGAAGAAGAAGGGCATCCCGCACACCGTCCTGAACGCGAAGGTGCACGCCGACGAGGCGAAGATCGTCGCGATGGCCGGTCACAAGGGCGCGGTCACCGTCTCCACCAACATGGCCGGTCGAGGCACCGACATCATGCTCGGCGGCTCGGTGGAGTTCCTCGCCGACCAGGCGCTGCGCAAGCGCGGCCTGGACCCCGTCGAGCGCGCCGAGGAGTACGAGGCCGCCTGGCCCGAGACCCTCGAGCAGATCAAGGCGCAGGTCGGGGCCGAGCACGACGAGGTCCGCGAGCTCGGTGGCCTCTACGTCATCGGCACCGAGCGGCACGAGTCCCGCCGCATCGACAACCAGCTCCGCGGCCGCTCGGGCCGCCAGGGCGACCCGGGCGAGTCCCGCTTCTACCTCTCCCTCGAGGACGAGCTGATGCGGCTGTTCAAGTCCGACTGGGTCGACCGCGTGCTGCAGATGCTGAAGATCCCCGACGACGTCCCGATCGAGAACAAGCGGGTCACCGGCGCGATCGCCAGCGCGCAGGGCCAGGTCGAGTCGCAGAACTTCGAGTCCCGCAAGAACGTCCTCAAGTACGACGACGTGATGGACCGGCAGCGCCAGGTCATCTACGCCGAGCGTCGCGAGGTCCTCGAGGGCGCCGACCTGCACGACCAGATCCGCACCTTCATCACCGACGTGGTCACCGGCGTGGTCACCGGGCACACCCAGGGGTTCCCCGAGGAGTGGGACCTCGAGCAGCTCTGGACCGACCTGCGGCAGTACTGGCCGGTCACGGTCGGCCTGGAGCGGGTCCTGGAGGAGGCCGGCGGCGACGCCGCCGGCATCGACCGGGCCGAGCTGATCGAGGAGCTCAAGGCCGACGCGCACGCGTGCTACGACGCCCGCGAGGCCGAGATGGGCGCCGAGGTGATGCGCGAGCTCGAGCGGCGGGTGCTGCTCTCGGTGCTCGACCGCAAGTGGCGCGAGCACCTCTACGAGATGGACTACCTCCGCGAGGGCATTTACCTGCGGGCGTACTCCCAGCGCGACCCGCTCGTGGAGTACCAGCGCGAGGGCTTCGACATGTTCGCGGCCATGATGGACGGCATCAAGGAGGAGGCCGTCGGCTTCCTGTTCAACCTCGAGGTCCAGGTCGAGGACGAGCCCGACGAGGCCGAGGAGGTCGAGGAGGCCTACGAGCCGCTGCTCCAGCCCGAGGGCACCGTCCCGCAGCGCGCCGCGGTCCCGACCATCAAGGCCAAGGGCCTCGACCGGCCCCAGCAGCCGCAGAACCTCGCCTACTCGGCCCCGGCCGAGGACGGCGAGGCCGAGGTCCGCGGCACCACGGCCACCAACGCCGACGACGAGTACGCCGGGGTCGGCCGCAACGACCGCTGCCCCTGCGGCTCGGGCAAGAAGTTCAAGCAGTGCCACGGCGCCCCCGGTGGGCCCACGGGCCTCACCGCCCGCGCCAGCGGCTGA